A segment of the Mangrovimonas sp. YM274 genome:
TGGCTATCGTTCTGAAAAGGTTGTTTTTACAGCGGAATACGTAGGTTTGCCAGAGGAAGCTGAAACATGGAGAGGGTTTAAAGGAAGGATTTTAAAAAGAGAAATTGAAGGCGGGGAAATTGAGCGATATATTTTATTTAAAAAGGAATATACACAAGATGGTAAAAGTCTTCATAGTTTAAAGGAATATAAAAGAGCTTTAAAAGTAGAATTTGAAGCTTGCAAAAAAGCTCAAGATTTTATTGACTCAGGGCTATCTTTAGATGAGTTAACCGCTGTTTTTGGAGATGAGATTGATTTAAATAAAAACATAACAGTTAAAGCACATGAAGGGGATTTAGAAGAGCTTACCTCAATTTGGGATTATGATTATGATAGTTCTGAATGGTTTCATAGACCAGGAGGAATTGTTGGTAATATCATATCTAAACTTCCTAGATTTTTGTTTATACCAGCAGAAGATAGAAAGGATGAAATTGATGGTAAGTCAGGGGCATTACAAAAGGTTATGAAAAGCCTTTTTGATGATGTACGTGATACTTCTGAGAATTTTGCGAAGGCACAAGAATATTTAAATAAACTTGCCGAAGAATTAGATCCGACGGATGAGACCAAAGATTTTGGTAAAATGTTAGAGGAAATAAATTTGATAGTTGGTAACGTTTTTCCAGAAACAGGGTTGCATGTAAAGACTGAATTGGATGATGCTGATAAAATATTGAAACCTCATTTTAATATAGAAATGTCAAGTAATATAAAGACATCGCCAGATAGGCAAGGTACAGGTTCAATTCGTTCAGCAGCATTTGCTTTATTAAGATTTAGGTCGACTTATCTAGAAAGAAAGGATAGAACAGACAGGAATTTGATTATAGGGTTCGAAGAGCCCGAGATTTATCTCCATCCGAATGCTGCAAATAGCATGAGAAATGAAATATACAATTTAGCCGTAGCATCAACGTCTCAGATTATTTGTACAACGCATTCCCCGTATATGATTGATTTGGGGAAAGATTTAGATAAGGATAAATACCCAAAACAGGTGCTTAATCTTCTGAAAATATCTTTAAACGAAAAATTTGGATTATTTGCTTCAAATTCTAATCCTTTCAATACAACACAAGCTTATAATGATTTAATAGCAGAAGAACAAGACCAAATAAAGTTTATATTAAAAATAGATGATTACATCGCGAGGGTCTTTTTTGTTAAACATTTGATAATCGTTGAGGGTGATACTGAAGATGTAGTTTTTAGGGAGACTATTAGAAGATTACCTTTACCTGTTAAGAAAGTTGTAGATGCAGATTATCAAATAATAAAAGCACGAGGTAAAGCAACCATAATATCTTTAGTGAAATATCTTAAAGCTTTAGGATTCCAGCCATTTGTTATTAACGATGAAGATCAAGTTGCTGGAGCAACAAAGTTTAATAAACCCATTTCCGATGCATTAGGTTCAGAAGAAGACCGATTAATGTTGAAATATTGTATGGAAGATGTGTTAGGGTATGAACCTCCATCTGGGAATAAGCCTTACCAAGCATATTCTTTTATTAAGGATAATTGGGATATTGAAGAAGGCTGGGACGGTGTTGGAAAAGACTGGAAGGAAATTATAGAAAATAATGTATTAAAAGAAATATTCGAGAGTTATGTCGACATTAAAACTGAATCAGAAGCTTAAAAGAGTAGAACTTCAAAAGTTTGAATTAGATAACGAAATCGTATTTAATTATTTCGACAAGCTCCCAGCCAGCGAGCGAGATGAAAAGCTAGTACGAGCATTGTATATTGGGGTTTTGGCGTTAATGGAAGACCGTATTTCATCTTTTTTAGCAAAAACGACGAATGAGCTAGGTACAGAATTAGAAAGCCTTAAAATGCTTTTTGAAATGAAAAAGGAGCTTTTTTATAAGTCAACCATAAAAGGGGCTTTAGCAGAAGATGAGATTGCAGAGGTTTTAAACGAGTTTTTTCAAAGTAAAAAAATAAAGGATAGAGCATTACTTACAGGGAATGCAGCTGGTGAACTGGCTAAAAATAAAACAGGGGATATTATTTGCGAAGTTAATGGCGAACCAGATTTAAAAATAGCCATAGAATGTAAGTTTGATAAAAGTGTTAAGCTCGGCACGATTGATACCAAAGATATATTCATAAGAAAGACAGATACCGCTTGGAGTCAGCTTATCGAGTCTAATGCTAACAGAAATTCTAAAGTTAGCTTGATTGTGTTCGATATTTCATTAGTTGATAATTCCATTTTAAAATTTACGGAAAATGTAGGCTTTATTCCAGAAATTGGTTTTGTAGCCATTATAGACTCGCAAAAAGGCGATTATAACAACTTGGTTATCGCATATATGCTGGCTAGAGATATAGCTTTAAACGCGAAAGAAGTAGAACTAGATAAAGATGTTTTAGTGGTTTTAGTTACAAGAATAATTAAGGATATAAATGAAATTAAAGCGATAAAAACCTTAGTTGAAAAAAATATAGATAACAATAAGGAAATTTTAAAGCAGATAGAAAAATCTATGCTGTTAATGGATTTTAATCAAAAATACCTAACTCAGTTTTTACAAACAGGAACACTTACTAAAAAGGATTTACTAGACTTTTACATGGGAGAAGAAGTCAAAGACCAGTATAAATTGATTGAAAAGGATTTAAACGAATTATAGAGAATGGCAAAATATTCTGTACACCAACAACCCGTCGAAACCTTATTAAGCTGGATAAAATCAGGTGATATTGCGATACCAGAAATACAGCGTCCTTTTGTTTGGAAATCGGCAAAAGTTAGAGATTTAATCGATTCTTTATATCAAGGTTATCCTGTGGGGTATATTATTACATGGCGTAATCCTGATGTAAAATTAAAGAATGGTGAATTATCAGCTGGTAAAAAGGTGCTTATCGATGGACAGCAACGTATTACGGCACTAACAGCCGCAATAGTTGGGCAAAGGGTATTAAATAAAAACTACAAAGAAGTAAATATTAGAATAGCTTTTAACCCATTAAATGAAAAGTTTGAGGTCTTAAATAAAGCTATAGAAAAAAGTAGCGATTGGATTGATAATATTAACCCTATTATTAATGATGAAGTATCTATTACTAAGGCGATAAGAACATATCTAAAGGCTAATCCAGAAGCGGATGAAGATATCGTAGAAGAGCGTATAGAAAATCTGAAACGGATTAAAAATAAGCAGGTAGGTATTATAGAGTTAGACCATTCTTTAGATATTGATACGGTTACAGAAATATTTATTCGTATCAACCAAAAGGGAGTGGTGTTAAGTAATGCAGACTTTGTTATGTCTAAAATTGCAGCCGATGAGATTAATGGCGGTAACAAGATGCGTAAGCTGGTTGATTACTTTTGTAGGCTGATTGTTGATAAAGGGTTTAATAAGCATATTTTAGATAACGATAATGGTTTTGCTAATCACGAGTATTACAAGGCCATGAAATGGATGGCAACGGGTAAAGACGATTTGTATGTCCCAGACTATATAGATGTATTACGTGTGTCATACACCTATAAATTTAGCAGGGGTAAGTTTAGCGATTTGGTTGCTTTATTATCGGGTAGAAATTTCGAAACAAGAAGTTATCAAGCTGATATTGCAGAAAGAAGTTACCTAATGTTGTCTGAAGGACTAATGGATTTTATTAACCAAACGAATTATCAGCGTTTTATAATGTTGGTGGAGTCAACAGGGCTTATACATAATAAACTTATTTCTTCTAAAAACAGTCTTAATTTTTCGTATGCACTATATTTAAAATTGAGAAAAGATGGTATGCCAGAATCGGAAGTACAACATTATGTGAAACGTTGGTTGATTATGTCTTTGCTAATTGGTCGTTATTCTGGTTCTTCCGAGTCTATGATTGATGAAGATATTAAGCAAATCAATGAAAAAGGCATACAGGCCTATCTTGAGCAAATGGAACGCACGCACTTAGGAGAAGGTTTTTGGGATTTCGGTTTAGTTTCAGACTTAGAAACTTCAAGTGTTAATAACAATGCTTACAATGTTTATTTGGCGGCTCAATGTAATGCGAATGCAACAGCCTTTCTGTCAAAAAGCATGAAGATAAGTAGTTTGATAGAACAGCGTGGAGATATACATCATATTTTTCCAAAGAAATACTTAAGTGACAATAAGTTTATTCAACGTCAGTACAATCAGGTGGCTAATTTTGTTTATACCGAGCAATCTACCAATATTAAAGTCGGTAAAATGCCACCGAAGGAATATCTTTCAAAGGTTATAAACCAAATTGAAAGCGAAGAGTTTGATATAAGTACCATTAATAACAGTGATATTTTAGAAGAAAATCTTGTCGTTAATGATATTCCTTCTTCGATATTAAATTCAGAATACGCCGATTATGATGAATTTTTAAAGACACGACGAGAATTGATGGCAAAAAAAATAAAAGGGTTTTACGAAACATTATAACCACAAAGCATGAAAAAATTTACCGAAGCACAATTAGAACAGGCATTTATAGATTTATTAAATCAAGAAGGCATACCACATGTGTCAGGTAAAGTAATTGAAAGAGAACCAGAAGAGGTTGTCATTAAAGACGATTTAAGAGCGTTTCTTTTAAATCAGTATAAAGAAGATGGCTTAACCGAGTTAGAGGCGAATCATATCATAAAAGAGCTTCTGTTACTGCCTGCTTCAGACTTATATGAAAGCAATAAAACATTTATGAAAAAGCTTTCGGATGGTTTTGCTTTCAAGCGAGACGATAGAAGCCAGAAAGATATATGGGTTTATCTTATCGATTATTCCGAAGAAAACAATAATACATACAAAATAGTGAACCAGCTTGAAATAGTCGGTTCACAAAAGCGTATTCCAGACGGCATTCTTTACGTTAATGGTTTGCCAGTTATAGTGTTCGAATTTAAAACGGCTATTCAGGAAAATGTTACTATTCATAATGCCTATAAGCAACTAACCGAACGGTACAGAAGAGATATACCAGAGCTTTTTAAGTATAATGCGTTTTGTGTAATAAGCGACGGTGTTAATAACAAAGCAGGGTCGTTTTTCGCAGCCTACGAATTTTTCTATGCATGGCGTAAAATTGAAGGGACGACCAAAGAGGTCGATGGTATAGACTCTATGTTTACTTTGGTTCAGGGTATGTTTAATCAGAACCGATTAAGGGATATTATTCGCAATTTTATCTATATTCCAGACACGTCGAAAAAGGACGAAAAAATTGTTTGTCGTTATCCTCAATATTATGCAGCAAATAAGCTTTACGATAATGTTATAAAACACCAAAAACCAATAGGCGACGGTAAAGGTGGAACTTATTTTGGGGCGACAGGGTGTGGCAAGAGTTTCACTATGCTCTTTTTAACACGTTTGTTAATGAAAAGTGTTCACTTTTCGAGTCCAACCATTGTTTTAATTACCGATAGAACCGATTTAGACGACCAGTTATCTGGGCAGTTTACCAATGCTAAAAATTACATTGGCGATAACGTAGTACAAAGTGTTGATAGTCGGGCAGAATTGAGGACCTTGTTACAAGGTAGACAGAGTGGTGGCGTGTTTTTAACAACCATCCATAAGTTTACTGAAGATACCGAGTTGCTAACGGAACGTACTAATGTGGTATGTATCTCAGATGAAGCCCATCGAAGTCAGACCAATTTAGACCAGACAATCCGTGTAACAGAAAAAGGCGTTAAGAAAACCTATGGCTTTGCAAAGTATTTACACGATTCGCTTCCAAATGCAACTTTTGTAGGTTTTACAGGAACGCCAGTAGATGCAACTTTAGATGTTTTTGGTGGTGTTGTAGATGCTTATACAATGAAAGAGTCGGTAAGCGATGAAATCACCGTTAGAATTGTTTATGAAGGTCGTGCCGCAAAAGTAGCTCTTCAAAACACCGAATTAGAAAAAATTGAGGAATACTACAATAGGGTTGCAGAAGAAGGTGCAAATGAGTATCAGGTAGAAGAAAGTAAAAAGCAGTCGGCTAATATGCATGCTATCCTTGGCGACCCAGACCGATTACAAGCTATCGCAGA
Coding sequences within it:
- a CDS encoding ATP-dependent endonuclease: MKLKRFEISGFRRVLDAEYLFGDATFLIGENNVGKSAVLKALELFHSGETRLSILDFFYDEESGYRSEKVVFTAEYVGLPEEAETWRGFKGRILKREIEGGEIERYILFKKEYTQDGKSLHSLKEYKRALKVEFEACKKAQDFIDSGLSLDELTAVFGDEIDLNKNITVKAHEGDLEELTSIWDYDYDSSEWFHRPGGIVGNIISKLPRFLFIPAEDRKDEIDGKSGALQKVMKSLFDDVRDTSENFAKAQEYLNKLAEELDPTDETKDFGKMLEEINLIVGNVFPETGLHVKTELDDADKILKPHFNIEMSSNIKTSPDRQGTGSIRSAAFALLRFRSTYLERKDRTDRNLIIGFEEPEIYLHPNAANSMRNEIYNLAVASTSQIICTTHSPYMIDLGKDLDKDKYPKQVLNLLKISLNEKFGLFASNSNPFNTTQAYNDLIAEEQDQIKFILKIDDYIARVFFVKHLIIVEGDTEDVVFRETIRRLPLPVKKVVDADYQIIKARGKATIISLVKYLKALGFQPFVINDEDQVAGATKFNKPISDALGSEEDRLMLKYCMEDVLGYEPPSGNKPYQAYSFIKDNWDIEEGWDGVGKDWKEIIENNVLKEIFESYVDIKTESEA
- a CDS encoding DUF262 domain-containing protein; protein product: MAKYSVHQQPVETLLSWIKSGDIAIPEIQRPFVWKSAKVRDLIDSLYQGYPVGYIITWRNPDVKLKNGELSAGKKVLIDGQQRITALTAAIVGQRVLNKNYKEVNIRIAFNPLNEKFEVLNKAIEKSSDWIDNINPIINDEVSITKAIRTYLKANPEADEDIVEERIENLKRIKNKQVGIIELDHSLDIDTVTEIFIRINQKGVVLSNADFVMSKIAADEINGGNKMRKLVDYFCRLIVDKGFNKHILDNDNGFANHEYYKAMKWMATGKDDLYVPDYIDVLRVSYTYKFSRGKFSDLVALLSGRNFETRSYQADIAERSYLMLSEGLMDFINQTNYQRFIMLVESTGLIHNKLISSKNSLNFSYALYLKLRKDGMPESEVQHYVKRWLIMSLLIGRYSGSSESMIDEDIKQINEKGIQAYLEQMERTHLGEGFWDFGLVSDLETSSVNNNAYNVYLAAQCNANATAFLSKSMKISSLIEQRGDIHHIFPKKYLSDNKFIQRQYNQVANFVYTEQSTNIKVGKMPPKEYLSKVINQIESEEFDISTINNSDILEENLVVNDIPSSILNSEYADYDEFLKTRRELMAKKIKGFYETL
- a CDS encoding type I restriction endonuclease subunit R, whose protein sequence is MKKFTEAQLEQAFIDLLNQEGIPHVSGKVIEREPEEVVIKDDLRAFLLNQYKEDGLTELEANHIIKELLLLPASDLYESNKTFMKKLSDGFAFKRDDRSQKDIWVYLIDYSEENNNTYKIVNQLEIVGSQKRIPDGILYVNGLPVIVFEFKTAIQENVTIHNAYKQLTERYRRDIPELFKYNAFCVISDGVNNKAGSFFAAYEFFYAWRKIEGTTKEVDGIDSMFTLVQGMFNQNRLRDIIRNFIYIPDTSKKDEKIVCRYPQYYAANKLYDNVIKHQKPIGDGKGGTYFGATGCGKSFTMLFLTRLLMKSVHFSSPTIVLITDRTDLDDQLSGQFTNAKNYIGDNVVQSVDSRAELRTLLQGRQSGGVFLTTIHKFTEDTELLTERTNVVCISDEAHRSQTNLDQTIRVTEKGVKKTYGFAKYLHDSLPNATFVGFTGTPVDATLDVFGGVVDAYTMKESVSDEITVRIVYEGRAAKVALQNTELEKIEEYYNRVAEEGANEYQVEESKKQSANMHAILGDPDRLQAIAEDFVTHYENRINEGATVKGKAMFVCSSREIAYEFYKNVIALRPEWAEVKIAEDGAELSEKEKKEIKPMERIKMIMTRGKDDDETMYNLLGTKEYRKELDRQFKNEKSNFKIAIVVDMWLTGFDVPFLDSIYIDKPIQRHNLIQTISRVNRKFKGKNKGLVVDYIGIKKQMNLALAMYNKGDRENFEDIAESLIVVRNHLDLLSKVFHKFDSTKYFDGTALEQLNTLNTAAEFVQVTKDLETRFMGLVKRLKAAYDICAGSEKLTQKERDYTHFYLAVRSIVFKLTRGEAPDVAQMNARVRDMIKDALQSEGVEEIFKLGDDNQTEQDIFDEAYLAKIDKIKLPNTKIKLLQQLLAKAIGQMKKVNKVKGGDFSRKMEALVERYNERKEDDVLRSEVYEEMAEQLTNLIWEVHKEFSAGDDLGIDFEEKAFYDILKELCIKYDFNYPEDKLVTLAKAVKILVESEAKFPDWNKRDDIKAALKVGLILLLDEYGYPPVERDEVYKDIFEQAENFKKYQRV